The following nucleotide sequence is from Vidua macroura isolate BioBank_ID:100142 unplaced genomic scaffold, ASM2450914v1 whyUn_scaffold_215, whole genome shotgun sequence.
tggggccgggggctgcggggggggggCACGGCACCGGAGACCCCCTTTGGGGCATCCCCCAAATGGCAGCGGCTCacccctgcctcagtttccccctttGGGGGCATCCCCCGAATGGCAGCGGCTCACCCCTGCCTCAGTTTTCCCCTTTGGATCATCCCCCGAATGGCAGCGGCTCacccctgcctcagtttccccctttGGGGGCATCCCCCGAATGGCAGCGGCTCacccctgcctcagtttccccctttGGGGGCATCCCCCGAATGGCAGCGGCTCacccctgcctcagtttccccctttGGGGGCATCCCCCGAATGGCAGCGGCTCacccctgcctcagtttcccccctcTGGGGCATCCCCCAAAGATCAGCAACCCacccctgcctcagtttcccccttccccgaccctcccccagcccccagaTGTCCATGTGTCccccctgcctcagtttcccttttcctattttcccccaaaacccaaagATCAGCGTCCCacccctgcctcagtttccccttttcctgaccctcccccagcccccaggtgccccccgtgcctcagtttcccctatCCTgaccctcccccagcccccaggtgccccccgtgcctcagtttccccctttccccgacccttccccagcccctgggtgccccccgtgcctcagtttccccctttccccgacccttccccagcccccGGGTGccccccgtgcctcagtttcccctatCCTgaccctcccccagcccccaggtgtcccccgtgcctcagtttccccacctcCCAAATTCAGCATCCCACCCCcgcctcagtttccccctttccccggaccctcccccagcccccgggtgccccccgtgcctcagtttccccctttccccgaccctcccccagcccccaggtgccccccgtgcctcagtttccccctaTCCAgaccctcccccagcccccaggtgtcccccgtgcctcagtttccccacctcCCAAATTCAGCATCCCACCCCcgcctcagtttcccctttcCCCgaccctcccccagcccccgggtgccccccgtgcctcagtttcccctatCCTGAccctctcccagcccccaggtgccccccgtgcctcagtttccccctttccccagaccctcccccagcccccagtgcctcagtttcccctatCCTgaccctcccccagcccccagtgcctcagtttcccctatCCTgaccctcccccagcccccaggtgccccccgtgcctcagtttccccctttccccagacccccagcccccaggtgccccccgtgcctcagtttccccacctcCCAAATTCAGCATCCCACCCCcgcctcagtttccccctttccccggaccctcccccagcccccaggtgccccccgtgcctcagtttccccctttccccagaccctcccccagcccccagtgcctcagtttcccctatCCTGACCCTCCCGcagcccccaggtgccccccgtgcctcagtttcccctatCCTgaccctcccccagcccccgggtgccccccgtgcctcagtttcccctatCCTgaccctcccccagcccccgggtgccccccgtgcctcagtttccccctttccccggaccctcccccagcccccgggtgccccccgtgcctcagtttcccctatCCTgaccctcccccagcccccaggtgccccccgtgcctcagtttcccccttttccccgaccctcccccagcccccgggtgccccccgtgcctcagtttccccccgccgtgtccccccAGACCTGCGGGTGCAGCGCCTGCTGCTGTCGCTGCTCTGCGACCCCGACCTGGCCAAGGTGACGGCGTGCATGGAGCACGCGCTGCGGGCGCGCCACCCGCGCAGCCGCTACAGCGCCGGCTGGGACGCcaagctgctctggctgccgGCCTCCTACCTGCCCTCGGCCCTCGTGGACCTGGCCCTGGCCCTCATCCTGCCCCGGCCGGCCCAGAGCCGCCGCTGAGAGACCCCAGACCCACTGAGAGCCCCCAGACCCAAAATAAACCCCCCCCAAATATGGGGAGTAAACCTCACAAACTCGTCTGTCCTGGCttgggttggggttgggatttggggacattgaggtGGCACTTGGAGGTTTATGGACATGGCCCTGGCCCTCATCCTGCCCCGGCCGGCCCAGAGCCGCCGCTGAGAGACCCCAGACCCGCTGAGAGCCCCCAGACCCAAAATAAACCCCCCCCAAATATGGGGAGTAAACCTCACAAACTCGTctgtcctggctctgcttggggttgggatttggggacattgaggtGGCACTTGGAGCCCCATGGAGCTGGCCCTGGTCCTCATCCTGCTCAGGCTGGCCCAGAGAGCCCCCAGACCCACTAAGAGCCCCCAGACCCAAAATAAACCCCCCCCAAATATGGGGAGTAAACCTCACAAACTCGTctgtcctggctctgcccaTGGGTATGGGTGGAAGGAGATTTGGGGGCACTGAGGTGGCACTTGGAGGTTTATGGACCTGGCCCTGGCCCTCATCCTGCCCAGGCCAGCCCAGAGCCGCTGCTGAGAGCCCCCAGACCCACTGAGAGCCCCCAGACCCACTGAGAGCCCCCAGACCCAAGATAAACCCCCTCAAATATGGCGAGTAAACTTCACAAACTCGTCTGTCCTGGCttgggttggggttgggatttggggacattgaggtGGCACTTGGAGGATTATGGACCTGGCCCTGGCCCTCATCCTGCCCAGGCCAGCCCAGAGCCGCCGCTGAGAGACCCCAGACCCAAAATAAACCTCCCCGGGTGGGCAATGGGGGATGAACCCCCCAAGGgtctcacctgtcctggctctgaTTGGCGTCACGGCTggaaggggatttggggacattggggtggCACGTGAGGATTTGGGGACATCGGGGTGGCACACGGAGCCCCCAGAGCCACCAGGACCAGTCCCCGGCCCCAGGGGGTCAATGGGGCAcggggggggaccccaaaactccAGGATGGACCCCCTCAAACCCATCAGAGACCCCCCAACCCCAggagggaccccaaaccccccttagggacccccaaaccccctggagGGTTCCTGTCCCACCCAGGAGGGACCCCCCAACCCCAAagaccccccccaaacccctcaaagGGACCCCCAAGCCCCCCCCAGTCACGCTCGGCTCTCCACaagcttttcctctttattGTAAACCCGggggcccccccagccccccaggacccccggggtggggggggttgGCACGTGgccccccccaggacccccggGGGGGTtaggaattttggggggggggctaCATGACCTCGTAGCCGCTGCGGATCCCCCGCATGAGGCAACAGGAGAAGACAACGCCCAGGATCTGGGGGGACAAGGAGAGTGACAccgggggggggacagggacatgggggggacagggagagtGACATTggtggggggacagggacatgggggggacaTGGAGAGTGACACTGGGGGGGTCAGATCTGGGGGGGTCGGTGACACTTGGGGGTGTCAGTtaaatttgggggggggtcacTCAGAAATGGGGGGATCCACTGGACATGGAGGGGTCAGTTAAATTTgggggggggaagaaggagaagggggtTCAGTCACACCTGGGGGGTCAGTTTGACATGGGGGGGGGTCAGTCAGCCCCAgattggggggggggtctcactCCACATTCGGGGGTCTCACCCCACATTGGGGGGGTCACCCCACATTAAAGGGGTTCAGCCCCACACTGAGGAGGGGTCCACCCCAATCTCAGGGGGGGTCTCAGACTCCCCCACATTTGGAGGGGTCTCAGCCCACatttggggggggtcccagccgacatttgggggggtcccagccgacatttggggggggtctcagCCCCACAGAAAAGCGGGTTCAATCCCATCCTCATGGGGGTCTCAGCCCACatttggggggggtctcagCCCACatttgggggggtcccagcccacatttgggggggggtctcagcCCCACAGAAAAGCGGGTTCAATCCCATCCTCATGGGGGTCTCATCCCACatttggggggggtcccagcccacatttgggggggtcccagcccACATCTGGGGGGTCTCACCTCGAAGAAGGCGATGCCCAGCGCCACGGCCGCCAGCACCAGCACGTTCCTCTTGACCCACGCCTCGAGGCTCGGCAGGCAGCCCTGGGCGGGGGGAGCACGGTGTGGGTgaggggggggggtcctgggaCACCCCCGAGGGGCCGGAGCAGGAATTGGGGCGGGGGTCTCACCTTGGCGAACACGGTGGCCGGGGTGGGCCGGACGTTGCAGGCGGCGGTGGCCACGCGGCAGCAGGACCTGGGCACGGTGTCGTTGGCCCCGAAGGGCCCCACGCTGGCCCAGTCCGTGTAGTTGTCCACCCCACAGCAGGAGAACTGCcggcaaacaaaaaaaaaaaaaaaaaaaaaaaaaaaaaaaaaaaaggctcgGGGTGAGGGGGGTTCCAGGAGaagccccctccccaaattggGGCTGGCCCCGAGGCTCACCTCCTGCTGGAAGGCGTCCAGGGCAGCGCTCAGCGCCTGGTCCTGCTCGTACCTCCTCACCgcctcccacagcccctcctccaCCAGCCCGTGCACctgggggggcacgggggggggcGTCACGGGGTGGGCAGGGACCCccgggggggcacaggggggtaGGGACCCCcgggggggaggggcagggacCCCCACCTTGTGCTTGAAGACGTAGCCGGTGATGGCGGCGGCGATCTCCACCAGGAAGATGAGGCTGAGGAGGACGGCGAACtgggggggggcacggggggggtcacagagggggtttgggggtgtcacagaggggtttggggggtctggggggtcACTGAGGGAGTTTGGGGGGTCACTGAGAGGGTttgggggatctgggggggtcacagagggggtttgggggggtctaGGGGGGtcacagaggggtttggggggtctggggggtcattgagggggtttggggggctctgggggggtCACTGAGGGAGTTTGGGGGGTCACTGACAGGGTTTGGGGGGTTCTAGGGGGGTCACAGAGGGGGTTTGAGGGGTca
It contains:
- the CD63 gene encoding CD63 antigen → MAIEGGMKCVKFLVFFFNFIFWVCGVALIAIGIYALVALGRAPVAPVGGSSWTPVGIVVLGVVIFFTSFFGCCGAWKESYCMVTTFAVLLSLIFLVEIAAAITGYVFKHKVHGLVEEGLWEAVRRYEQDQALSAALDAFQQEFSCCGVDNYTDWASVGPFGANDTVPRSCCRVATAACNVRPTPATVFAKGCLPSLEAWVKRNVLVLAAVALGIAFFEILGVVFSCCLMRGIRSGYEVM